The genomic region CTAACGGAATACCGCGTCGCTTCGCGTACTTGAGCCAAGCGATCGGCAAATCGCCACTTCCTGAGGCGACGTCCAGAATCTTCAGCGGTCGCTTCGGGTTCGCCAATGAATAACGCTTCAGAGGCCGCATCATGGCGGCGGCCACACCACTAATCCAGTTCAGCCGACGCAAGCCCGCAAGCGCACTACGATGCCTCTCCGGAGACAAAGCCGGGTCGTCCATCAATTCGTCGACGCGTTGGCGTTGGAGGGGCATATCGAATTCGGTGCTGAGGTGAAACTTCGCTGCCACTGGACTTAAATAAAAGAGCCAGTTGTACGGTCAGTGGACCCGTTTCCGGTGATCTCGTCTAGCTGGACAACATGACTTCGCAGTTCGTCCGGTTCAGAATTCCTGATTGTATCGCGAATTGTAATGGATGACCGTCAAGCTTAAAAGAAACGACTCAACCGCTAACGGCCGCTCGCCACCTGAATCACCTAAAACGCCAAATAACCAACCTGATCAAAACGCCCTTCGGGATCCAAACAACCAACTTCAAAACCGCCACTCGAACATGCCGCCCGCCGCTCCATTATCAGCCATGTACGGATACAACACCAGGTTGTCATTCGCCTTTTCAGTCCGAGCGATCGCCGTGGTCGCAACGTAAGCCATCCACCATCCCAACGCGACCTGAGAAGGGTAATGATCGTCATCATTAACGCGGGAAAGCGGCCCAAGCAGAGAGCCTGCATAGAAAGCGGACTTCAAGATTGGACGGTCAGTCATCTTTGCAGCGTTGATGAATGGAAAAGCGGACATGAAGGCATGGCCGCTAACGCCATTATTGTCTTGGAATGGCAACCAACGCGAATTCCGATCCTTTTCACCAGGCCGTGATCCGCCCGTCAATCGCTGAGCGACCATCAGGGACGGCGCGCCCACCAAGAATGTTCGTAACGACCGTTCGCCCCATCGTCCAGTCGTTGCCAAAGCTGGCGACTCGTCAAAGAACGCTCCCGCTGCCCACGTCGCGGCGAAGACCGGTAATGAGTACCTCCCGTTGCCCAACTCCTTGCTGGAGTGAAGTGACTCAAACCAATCGTCACTCGATGCGCCGCGAACGCTGACTTGAAAGTGATCTTGGATCCCTTGGTCAAGCTGTGTGTTAGCGATCGCAGCCCCGACCAAGAACCCACCAGCAAGCATCTTGAACGAATGCAAGTCGTAGTAATAAGCGTGGTCCGCCTTGATCCGCTGCCACAACGTTCCCCGACCCGACGCCTGACCAGAGATCGCAAAGTCACGCTCCATCGGATAGGCAACCGACCAGTCGTCAAGGGACTCGTCGTCAAAACGCAACGCTTCAACTGCACCGCCGTCAGCATTAACGAAGCGCCAGTCTTCAGCCCCACCTCCACCCCCGTCATCGCCCATCATTCTGGCCCAGCTGTCCGACGGTGAAATCAGTCGTGTCGGCGGCGGATCACTGGACTCGAGTAGCCCCTGGGGCCAAGCCCTACACGGGAACAACACGCCGATCAAAACCATGCCCAACAAGCACGCTGCCAAACACAACGCACAACTTGCAACCGCTCGGCTTGCAACCGCTCGGCAGCACGACGAAGGACGGGATGACAAACGGGTTTCCATGGATCAGTCCATTAGCGTTAGTGGGTAACCGCCACCCCAACTACTAAAACTTTAGTTGCAGTAACAAGATCGCTTGATCCGATCGAGCCGGAACAAACGACACCTGCTTGCCTTTGCCACCGAAGGATCGCTATTCGCTAGCTAAATTCTTCGAATCAGCCAATCCGGCTTCACCCTCTCCCTTGGACGCAAACCATGGATAAATTGCGGGGATGACGACACAAGTCAGCAGCGTGCTGGTGACCAAACCGCCAATCACGACCGTCGCCAGCGGACGCTGCAACTCGGCTCCGTCACTGGTCGACAGTGCCATCGGCAAGAACCCCAAGCTGGCCACCATGGCGGTCATCAGCACCGGCCGCAATCGATCGTCCGCAGCACTGTAGGCCGCATCACGAAGTGAATCTCCACGCTTGCGATGGTGCTCAGCGTCACTCACCCAAACCAATCCGTTCAACACGGCGACGCCAAACAGGGCAATGAACCCCACCCCAGCTGCAATGCTAAAAGGCATGTCTCGCAACATCAACGCAAACACACCGCCGCTGGCCGCAATCGGCACGCATAAGAAGATCAGCAACGCCAATCGCGCGGAGCCGAACGAGGTGAACAGAAGCAAGAAGATCACCACCAGCACAATCGGCGTGATGATCGCCAAGCGACGACTGGCGGATTGCAGGTTCTCAAAATCACCGCCCCAACGAAGCTCGTAACCGGCCGGCAACGAGACTTCTTTCGCGACCGCCGCCTGCGCATCGGCAACGAAGGAGGCCACATCGCGGCCGCGCACGTTCGCCGACACGAAAGTTCGTCGCCGGCCGTTTTCGTGCTCGACCGTCGGCGGCGTTTGCTCCAACCGAATGCTAGCGAGTTCGTACAACGGCACCGGCTTCCCGCCCGCCGTCGCAACCGGCAAGTGCTTTAGCTGATCAACCTTCGACCGCCAGCTTTCGGCGAACCGAACGCGAATCGGGAACCGGGCTCGCCCGTCCAACACTTCACCTACCGGACGGCCGCCCAACGCATCGACAACGTCCATGACCTGTTGCGCATCGATCCCATATCTCGCCAGCGCGTCTCGATCCGGTTCGATCGTGAGAGCCGCAAGCGTTGACTGGATATCAGCCTTCACGTCGGCCGAACCCGGCACACTTCGCAACACACGTTCGATCTTCTTCGCTTTGCTAGACAGTGTTTCCAAATCGTCACCATACAACAACACGGCAACGTCGGCCTTGACGCCCGCCACCAACTCATCGACTCGCATCTCGATCGGCTGAGTAAATCCGAACGCGACGCCTGGAACACTTTGCGTTAACACGGCTTCCATGTCTGTGATTAATTCCTCCCGAGACTTCGGGTTCGGCCAAGTCGCTGGCGGGTTCAACATCACCCAAACATCGCTTTGATGCACGCCCATCACATCGTTCGCAATTTCCGGGCGACCGGTTTTGGTAAACACCGTCTTGATCTCAGGCAACTTCAGCAGTTCGGTTTCAACCTGCTTCGCCATCGCCTCGGCCCCTTCCAGCGAAGCACTCGGCAGCCGAACCGCTTCGACCAACAGGTCACCCTCATTCAAACGCGGCATGAACTCCGCCCCCAAATTCATCGCCACCGGGACACTAACCGCAAACAGACACGCAGCCACAACAGCAGTGGCAAACGGCGATCCAACGGCCGTTCGCACCAGCGGTAGGTAAACCTTCTTTAACATCCGGATCGGCCACAAATCATGGTCATGCGGATTTTTGGGAAGCGACAAAGAAGCCAAAGCCGGCATCAACGTCATCGACAAGACAAATGAACCGAACAACGCGAACAGCACGGTCAACGCCATCGGCCGGAACATTTTGCCTTCGGTGCCTTCCAACAACAAAACAGGCACGTAGACAACCGCGATGATCAGTTCCCCGAACATGGTCGGTCCACGAACTTCCATACAAGCGTCACGAATGATGGCCAATCGAGACTTACTGTCACGCTTCAAAGACAATCGCCGCACGCAATTTTCAACCATGATGACCGAAGAGTCGACAATCAAACCAAAGTCGATCGCCCCCAGACTCATCAAACTGGCGGAAATACCAGTAGCCAACATGACGTTCGACGCGAACAACATCGACAACGGAATCGCCAGGGCCACGATGATCCCCGCCCGCAAACTACCCAACGTGACCAACAACACAATCGCGACCAACACGCCGCCTTCCAACAAGTTCTTCATCACCGTGTACAAGGTACGGTCAATGAGTTCTTCACGATCGTAAATTACTTCCAATCGGACGTCGTTGGGAAGCGTTTGCTGGACTTCCGCAATACGCTCTTTCACACGGCTAACCACGTCGCGAGAATTCTCACCGATTCGCATCATCACCATGCCCGTCACCGCTTCCCCACGACCGTCCCGACTGACCGCGCCTTGCCGGGGCATCGGCGCGATTGAAACGTCAGCAACGTCGGACAACAACAAAGGCGAACCATTCGTGCTTCGCCGGATCACGATATTCCGCAGGTCGTCCACACCACTCAACAACGCTTGCCCGCGAATGAACCGTTGCTCGTCGTGATGGATCACATAGCCGCCACCCGCATTCGCATTGGCCGCTTCAATCCGCGCAAAAAGCGTTTCCAGTGTCAAACCCTGAGCCGTCAACTCATTCGGATCGGGTCGGACTTCGAACGTCTTATAGAACCCGCCCATCACATTGATCTCCGTCACTCCATCCACCTGACGAAGCTTCGGTGAAATGTCCCACTCCAACAAAGTCCGCAATTCCATCGGCGACTTCGAATCGCCACGAACTTCGAATTGCAGAATTTCCCCAAGCGCCGTCGTCATCGGTCCCAACTCTGGCGGACCGTACCCGGCAGGCAGACTCGCCATGGCCGCCGAAAGTCGTTGGTTGACTTGTTGGTTGGCAAAATAAACGTCCGTGCCTTCGTTAAACACGATCGTGATAACAGACAATCCGAACTTGGAAATACTGCGGACCTCGTCGACATTGGGCAGTCCACCCATTGTCCATTCGATTGGATAAGTAACCTGCCGTTCAACCTCAACCGGCGGCAGCGATCCTGCCGCCGTGATGACGGTCACCTGCGTGTTTGTCAAATCGGGAACCGCATCGATCGGCAACAACAGCGCGCTGCGGATCCCCAGCCCAGCCATCAGAACAGTGCCAATGATGACCAGGAAGCGGTTTCGCAGGGAAAATTCGATTAGTCGTTCCAACATCGAATCACTCCTCCCCTTCCAAAAGCAGCTCGCTCTTCAGCGCAAACGCCCCCGCCACAACGACGGCTTGCCCCACCGATAACCCGCTGCGAATCTCGACCCGTTCGTCCGTTTGCGATCCCAACTCCACGGCGACTGGTGAAAAACCATCACCGTCCACAACGAACACGCTGGCCTGGCCATCGAGATCCACAACGGCCGATTCAGGAACCACGATGGCATCGACAATCGTCTGTGTCGGGACCTCCATCCGTGCGAACAACCCCGGCCGAAAATGCCCGGCGGTATTATCAATTTGCGCGACCAACGGGATCGCTCCCGAATTCGGATCCACTTGGCGTCCCAAGAAGTACACCGTCGCGGTCTGCGGAGGTGCGTTGACCGACGGGGTCAGCACCATGACGGTGTCACCCTCCGTCACGTTGATCGAACTCCAGTCTCGCCCGCGAATATCAGCCTCGATCCACAAGCCGGTCGTGTCGGCGATCACAAACAGTTCATCCTGTTCCTTCACTCGTTCAGTCGCTGAAAAGGCTTTCAACTCGACTGTTCCGGACATCGGTGACTTGATCGTCAATCGCGAGACATCTGGGTCATTGGGCGATACATCCAGTCCACTCGTCGAGTTCGCGGTGGCCCCCAACAACGTCCCGAGCGTTTGTTGTGCAATTGTCAAAGCACGCTCCGACTCACGAACCTGCGCGTCTGCTTTGGCGAGCGACTGCTGTGTTTGGAACAAGGACTGTTCAATGACCGCCGCTAACTCCGATTCCGTTTGCTGTTGTTCGCTCAACCGCTGCTGAACCAACCGACCGCTAACCGCGCCCCGGTCGGCAGCGTTGCCAATCGCGCCGGCCAGACTGGACGCGAGTTTTGACTTGCTATACGCGGTAAGCAATTGGCCACCAAAATCACCAAGCGTCATACCACCCAGATCCTTTTTAATCGCCTCGACCGACTCGCCCGCACGAATCAGCTTGGCAAGTTGAGCCACGCCGTCATGGATATCCGCCTCCCACCGGTAAGCTCTCTTGGCGAGCGCAAGATCGGTTTGACTGGCCAAGATTCGGTTCCGCGCTGCTCCGATTGATGGACTGCGTAGCACGGCAACAGGCTGGTCCCGATCGACCCGGTCTCCCGTTTTCACCAACACCGATTCCAGAATCCCATCCGTTGGCGTTCGCAGTGACACATGGCGTGAATCGTCGTACAGAAACCTCGCTGGCAACGCTCGCGTCAGCATCAAGTCACCTCGTTTAACCGGCTCTGTACGAATCCCGGCGCTGCGCAACTTCACGTCGGTTAGGGTGACACGTTGAGCGTCCTGAACAACTTGAGAAGAAAGTGATTCATTGCCGTCCACATCCTCTTTAATGGAACTGCCAGAACCTGACCCGTAGTAGGAACTCCAAGCAAACCAGCCTGTCGTGCTCACGACTACGAGCGCAAAAAGGGCGCTAATGAATTGTTTTGATTTCATGCTGCTGTTAACGAAAGAGGGATTCTCTGGTCTGCTCGACGAACCAAACGTTCACGAGCCAACTATCAACCGAGAATCAAACTCAACAGCGCATCACGCAAGACAGGACGCAGCGGTCGCGCAACAAGGCATCGGCAGCAGATCGCTGACGCGG from Neorhodopirellula lusitana harbors:
- a CDS encoding efflux RND transporter permease subunit encodes the protein MLERLIEFSLRNRFLVIIGTVLMAGLGIRSALLLPIDAVPDLTNTQVTVITAAGSLPPVEVERQVTYPIEWTMGGLPNVDEVRSISKFGLSVITIVFNEGTDVYFANQQVNQRLSAAMASLPAGYGPPELGPMTTALGEILQFEVRGDSKSPMELRTLLEWDISPKLRQVDGVTEINVMGGFYKTFEVRPDPNELTAQGLTLETLFARIEAANANAGGGYVIHHDEQRFIRGQALLSGVDDLRNIVIRRSTNGSPLLLSDVADVSIAPMPRQGAVSRDGRGEAVTGMVMMRIGENSRDVVSRVKERIAEVQQTLPNDVRLEVIYDREELIDRTLYTVMKNLLEGGVLVAIVLLVTLGSLRAGIIVALAIPLSMLFASNVMLATGISASLMSLGAIDFGLIVDSSVIMVENCVRRLSLKRDSKSRLAIIRDACMEVRGPTMFGELIIAVVYVPVLLLEGTEGKMFRPMALTVLFALFGSFVLSMTLMPALASLSLPKNPHDHDLWPIRMLKKVYLPLVRTAVGSPFATAVVAACLFAVSVPVAMNLGAEFMPRLNEGDLLVEAVRLPSASLEGAEAMAKQVETELLKLPEIKTVFTKTGRPEIANDVMGVHQSDVWVMLNPPATWPNPKSREELITDMEAVLTQSVPGVAFGFTQPIEMRVDELVAGVKADVAVLLYGDDLETLSSKAKKIERVLRSVPGSADVKADIQSTLAALTIEPDRDALARYGIDAQQVMDVVDALGGRPVGEVLDGRARFPIRVRFAESWRSKVDQLKHLPVATAGGKPVPLYELASIRLEQTPPTVEHENGRRRTFVSANVRGRDVASFVADAQAAVAKEVSLPAGYELRWGGDFENLQSASRRLAIITPIVLVVIFLLLFTSFGSARLALLIFLCVPIAASGGVFALMLRDMPFSIAAGVGFIALFGVAVLNGLVWVSDAEHHRKRGDSLRDAAYSAADDRLRPVLMTAMVASLGFLPMALSTSDGAELQRPLATVVIGGLVTSTLLTCVVIPAIYPWFASKGEGEAGLADSKNLASE
- a CDS encoding phosphatase PAP2 family protein: METRLSSRPSSCCRAVASRAVASCALCLAACLLGMVLIGVLFPCRAWPQGLLESSDPPPTRLISPSDSWARMMGDDGGGGGAEDWRFVNADGGAVEALRFDDESLDDWSVAYPMERDFAISGQASGRGTLWQRIKADHAYYYDLHSFKMLAGGFLVGAAIANTQLDQGIQDHFQVSVRGASSDDWFESLHSSKELGNGRYSLPVFAATWAAGAFFDESPALATTGRWGERSLRTFLVGAPSLMVAQRLTGGSRPGEKDRNSRWLPFQDNNGVSGHAFMSAFPFINAAKMTDRPILKSAFYAGSLLGPLSRVNDDDHYPSQVALGWWMAYVATTAIARTEKANDNLVLYPYMADNGAAGGMFEWRF
- a CDS encoding efflux RND transporter periplasmic adaptor subunit, yielding MSTTGWFAWSSYYGSGSGSSIKEDVDGNESLSSQVVQDAQRVTLTDVKLRSAGIRTEPVKRGDLMLTRALPARFLYDDSRHVSLRTPTDGILESVLVKTGDRVDRDQPVAVLRSPSIGAARNRILASQTDLALAKRAYRWEADIHDGVAQLAKLIRAGESVEAIKKDLGGMTLGDFGGQLLTAYSKSKLASSLAGAIGNAADRGAVSGRLVQQRLSEQQQTESELAAVIEQSLFQTQQSLAKADAQVRESERALTIAQQTLGTLLGATANSTSGLDVSPNDPDVSRLTIKSPMSGTVELKAFSATERVKEQDELFVIADTTGLWIEADIRGRDWSSINVTEGDTVMVLTPSVNAPPQTATVYFLGRQVDPNSGAIPLVAQIDNTAGHFRPGLFARMEVPTQTIVDAIVVPESAVVDLDGQASVFVVDGDGFSPVAVELGSQTDERVEIRSGLSVGQAVVVAGAFALKSELLLEGEE